Proteins from a genomic interval of Sinobacterium caligoides:
- a CDS encoding phosphoribosylaminoimidazolesuccinocarboxamide synthase, with the protein MSTASSVLAVNNDLPIRTEKPIHSGKVRSVYWLTESDSARLIKDKGYDVPLDTPLAIMVISDRISAFDCIWHGEGGMHGVPGKGAALNAISNHWFKLFKEQGLADSHILDIPHPFVWIVQKAKPVMIEAICRQYITGSMWRAYAQGERDFCGNQLGEQLQKDQKLEEVIITPSTKGILEGIPGIPAVDDVNISRKDIEDNFAAFNFRQAEDIDLYEKLLKEGFSVISKALHQIGQIFVDTKFEFGYVKDQSGTEKLIYMDEVGTPDSSRIWDAERYAVGDIVENSKEGFRQLLLNHFPEPDILLNKDRMAERSALARDNTLPREVLMSISETYIGIAEKITGQKINISSDPKQEIIAILDKQYQLIV; encoded by the coding sequence ATGAGCACTGCCTCCTCTGTTCTTGCCGTTAACAACGACCTTCCGATCCGCACCGAAAAGCCAATTCATAGTGGTAAGGTACGCTCAGTATACTGGTTAACAGAGAGCGATAGCGCGCGTCTCATTAAAGACAAAGGCTACGATGTCCCGCTCGACACGCCCCTTGCCATCATGGTCATTAGCGATCGAATTTCCGCCTTCGATTGTATCTGGCACGGTGAAGGTGGCATGCACGGTGTCCCCGGCAAAGGCGCCGCACTTAACGCCATATCAAACCATTGGTTCAAGCTATTCAAAGAGCAGGGACTCGCAGATAGTCACATTCTCGATATCCCCCACCCCTTCGTTTGGATCGTACAAAAAGCAAAGCCTGTAATGATAGAAGCTATCTGCCGCCAATACATCACTGGCTCTATGTGGCGCGCCTATGCACAAGGCGAGCGAGATTTCTGCGGCAATCAACTCGGCGAACAACTACAGAAAGACCAAAAACTGGAGGAGGTCATCATCACCCCTTCTACCAAAGGTATTCTTGAAGGTATTCCAGGTATTCCTGCCGTCGACGACGTCAATATCAGTCGCAAGGATATTGAGGATAATTTTGCCGCCTTTAACTTCCGCCAGGCCGAGGATATCGATCTCTATGAGAAGCTGCTCAAAGAAGGCTTTAGCGTTATCAGCAAGGCGCTGCACCAAATTGGCCAGATCTTTGTCGATACCAAGTTTGAGTTCGGTTATGTAAAAGATCAATCTGGCACGGAAAAGCTTATCTATATGGACGAGGTAGGCACACCTGACTCCTCGCGAATTTGGGATGCAGAACGTTACGCGGTAGGCGATATCGTCGAGAACTCTAAAGAAGGCTTCAGACAACTGCTATTAAATCATTTCCCTGAGCCAGATATATTATTAAACAAAGACAGGATGGCCGAGCGTAGCGCACTCGCACGCGACAACACCCTGCCGCGCGAAGTATTGATGTCCATCTCAGAGACCTACATCGGCATTGCAGAAAAGATTACCGGCCAAAAGATCAATATAAGTAGTGACCCTAAACAAGAAATTATCGCCATCTTAGACAAACAATATCAGCTGATTGTCTGA
- a CDS encoding MBL fold metallo-hydrolase translates to MRFALLGSGSRGNATVVSAGDTTILLDCGFSGREAQRRMSQLDLCPSQIDAILVTHEHGDHVSGVGVLSRRFNLPVWMTRGCASRAKVGEIPRLHLFSTAEKIVIGQLSIYAVATQHDSAEPCHFIIDDGQDCLGLLSDSGEVTASMANSYARCSTMVLEANYDPQMLSYGPYPASLKARVAGRYGHLSNEQTAQYLLQRNRAGVTALKKLVLGHISEKNNSLEKVRAAIEPVLAEITDCYYAQQSEVLGWLNVR, encoded by the coding sequence GTGCGATTTGCTTTATTGGGTAGCGGCAGCCGTGGCAACGCCACGGTTGTCAGTGCTGGCGACACGACTATTTTATTGGACTGTGGTTTCTCAGGTCGTGAAGCTCAGCGCAGGATGTCGCAGTTAGATCTTTGTCCCAGCCAAATTGATGCCATTTTAGTCACTCACGAACACGGAGATCATGTCTCAGGTGTCGGTGTACTTAGCCGCCGTTTCAATCTGCCTGTGTGGATGACTCGTGGTTGTGCGAGCCGCGCTAAAGTCGGTGAGATCCCGCGATTACACTTATTCTCTACTGCTGAAAAAATCGTCATCGGCCAGCTTTCTATTTACGCAGTTGCAACGCAGCATGATAGTGCCGAACCTTGTCATTTTATTATTGATGACGGCCAAGATTGCCTGGGCTTGTTAAGTGATAGTGGTGAGGTTACTGCCTCAATGGCTAACTCCTACGCCCGCTGCTCAACGATGGTCTTAGAGGCGAATTATGACCCGCAGATGCTGTCTTATGGTCCTTACCCTGCTTCTCTTAAGGCGAGGGTGGCGGGGCGTTATGGACACCTGAGCAACGAGCAGACTGCGCAATATCTACTGCAACGTAATCGTGCTGGTGTAACGGCATTGAAAAAGCTGGTGCTTGGTCATATCAGCGAGAAAAACAACAGCCTTGAGAAAGTTCGAGCTGCTATCGAGCCAGTGTTGGCCGAGATTACTGACTGCTATTACGCCCAACAGAGTGAGGTGCTGGGCTGGCTGAACGTTCGTTAA
- the bamC gene encoding outer membrane protein assembly factor BamC has protein sequence MVRRLALFTACTTIVLTQSGCSYFFGKDGVFPDRSNDYLKSQETARITLPQGVHEDAIEDAYVIPPIADSDDLGKVFETPRPAPLASGVDEDMVRIQSLKGDSWAIIELQPGQVWPRLREFLMSNGITPEFSDGVAGILETPWLLRSEDAAKREKFRFTVLQGVQRESSEVRVLQWESDRDSALSRADWPTTSTVAERENWMLHEFSTFVANTSAADSVSLLAQGIDTKGRLKLYRGEDSHILVDLDRNRAWASTAKALKKAQFNIIDLNRDSGEFFARYQPAELEEDKPGFFARMFGASDEELEAEKGALYRITVSNSTERKGWSEVRLAIEDSKGEEITAEQLENLLIEIKGQLS, from the coding sequence ATGGTACGTAGATTAGCTCTGTTTACAGCATGTACAACTATCGTGCTAACGCAAAGTGGCTGTAGTTACTTCTTTGGTAAGGACGGTGTTTTTCCTGACCGATCAAATGATTACCTAAAGTCGCAGGAAACGGCACGTATTACTTTGCCGCAAGGGGTGCATGAGGATGCTATTGAAGATGCCTATGTTATCCCTCCAATAGCTGATTCGGATGATTTAGGTAAAGTGTTCGAAACGCCTCGACCAGCGCCTTTGGCTTCAGGTGTTGATGAAGACATGGTGCGAATTCAGAGCTTGAAAGGTGATAGCTGGGCAATCATCGAGTTGCAGCCTGGGCAGGTGTGGCCACGGTTACGAGAGTTTTTGATGAGCAACGGTATTACACCTGAATTTTCTGATGGCGTTGCCGGTATTTTAGAGACGCCTTGGTTGTTACGTAGCGAAGATGCGGCCAAGCGTGAAAAATTCCGTTTTACCGTATTGCAAGGTGTGCAGCGCGAGAGCTCTGAGGTTCGAGTCTTGCAGTGGGAGAGTGATCGTGACTCAGCGTTGAGCCGTGCAGATTGGCCGACAACTTCGACAGTAGCCGAGAGAGAAAACTGGATGCTGCACGAATTCTCTACGTTTGTAGCGAATACTAGCGCAGCTGATTCTGTTTCGTTGTTAGCTCAAGGTATTGATACTAAAGGGCGATTAAAGCTTTATCGTGGTGAGGATAGCCATATTCTCGTTGACCTCGATCGTAATCGTGCCTGGGCGTCAACGGCGAAGGCGTTGAAGAAAGCACAGTTTAATATTATCGATTTGAATCGTGATAGTGGTGAGTTCTTTGCTCGTTATCAGCCTGCTGAGTTAGAGGAAGATAAGCCTGGCTTCTTTGCCCGTATGTTTGGCGCCTCTGATGAAGAGCTTGAGGCAGAGAAAGGGGCGCTCTACCGTATTACAGTTAGCAATAGTACGGAACGTAAGGGATGGTCTGAAGTACGCCTTGCGATTGAAGATTCTAAGGGTGAGGAAATCACAGCTGAGCAGTTAGAGAACTTGTTGATCGAGATAAAGGGCCAGCTCTCTTAG
- the dapA gene encoding 4-hydroxy-tetrahydrodipicolinate synthase: MIKGSIVALVTPMLDNGDVDWAALDKLVDFHLQQGTDSIVAVGTTGESATLSVSEHCAVITRIVERVNKKIPVIAGTGANATAEAIELTSAAKKAGADACLLVTPYYNKPSQEGLFLHYKAIAEAVDIPQILYNVPGRTACDLLPETVLKLASIDNIVGVKEATGDLARAKQLIDAAPEGFAVYSGDDETAVELIILGGHGNISVTANIAPKQMADMCLLALSGDATGAREIHNALVTVHESMFVESNPIPVKWALAEMGYMGYGLRLPLTVLQKSKQAEVAQVLRNAGLLK, encoded by the coding sequence ATGATCAAGGGCAGTATTGTAGCGTTGGTCACACCTATGCTTGATAACGGAGATGTAGACTGGGCTGCGCTCGATAAACTGGTCGATTTTCATCTGCAACAGGGTACCGACTCGATTGTTGCTGTAGGTACTACTGGCGAGTCTGCAACACTGAGTGTCAGCGAACATTGCGCAGTTATTACTCGCATTGTTGAGCGCGTTAATAAAAAGATACCTGTTATTGCAGGTACTGGTGCTAATGCAACAGCAGAGGCTATTGAGCTGACTAGCGCAGCTAAGAAGGCCGGAGCAGATGCTTGTTTGTTAGTGACGCCTTACTATAATAAGCCGTCACAAGAAGGCTTGTTTCTTCACTATAAGGCTATAGCAGAGGCGGTCGACATTCCGCAAATTCTGTATAATGTACCGGGTAGAACAGCTTGTGATCTGCTGCCCGAAACGGTATTAAAACTGGCTTCGATTGATAATATCGTCGGCGTCAAAGAGGCTACAGGCGACTTGGCACGTGCAAAGCAGTTAATTGATGCTGCTCCAGAAGGCTTTGCTGTTTATTCTGGCGATGATGAGACGGCTGTTGAGCTGATTATTCTTGGTGGACACGGTAATATTTCTGTCACGGCAAACATAGCGCCAAAGCAAATGGCTGATATGTGTCTTCTGGCGCTATCTGGCGATGCGACGGGCGCACGTGAGATCCATAATGCACTTGTGACGGTGCACGAGAGTATGTTTGTGGAATCAAACCCTATCCCAGTAAAGTGGGCTCTCGCTGAAATGGGTTATATGGGCTATGGTCTTCGATTACCTCTGACAGTTCTACAGAAGAGTAAGCAGGCAGAGGTAGCGCAGGTTCTGCGTAACGCGGGGCTTCTTAAATAA
- a CDS encoding DUF3806 domain-containing protein, whose protein sequence is MSKIKSCTLLLLALLLLPIHIVQAQIDHKLPPTITPLTPMDIRYLDIQRQRIEDLFISHFGQNIRQNHSDLEVMQKLLDKRLIKRNDTLTNQALGIVLGDLIAKELNMKWVVYSDSYGRSRALQLGRSEYFLFPVTMISRRTDADISPDVERLFNKAISTIQPHITKNPYYKPVY, encoded by the coding sequence ATGAGTAAGATAAAGAGTTGTACCCTTCTGCTGCTAGCGTTATTGCTGCTGCCAATACACATTGTCCAAGCACAGATAGATCATAAGCTACCGCCAACCATTACGCCGCTAACACCAATGGATATACGCTATTTGGACATTCAACGACAGCGCATAGAAGATCTCTTTATCAGCCATTTTGGCCAAAATATTCGCCAGAATCATAGTGACTTAGAAGTCATGCAAAAACTGCTCGACAAGCGTTTAATTAAGCGTAATGACACCTTGACCAACCAGGCACTCGGTATTGTCTTGGGAGACCTCATAGCTAAGGAGCTCAATATGAAGTGGGTTGTTTATAGCGATAGCTATGGCCGCTCTAGGGCTTTACAGCTAGGTCGTAGCGAATATTTTCTATTCCCAGTAACGATGATATCGCGCCGCACAGATGCCGATATTAGCCCTGATGTAGAGCGCCTCTTCAACAAGGCCATCAGCACCATTCAGCCGCATATCACCAAAAACCCTTACTACAAGCCCGTCTATTAA
- a CDS encoding SDR family oxidoreductase — protein sequence MGTYAMTGGATGIGAAIQQQLVDEGHRVIVVDIKDADVVADLSTRQGREYAVEELRSRAADGLDGYIPCAGLGPSVTPASLITQVNYFAAVETIEGVKDLLIKKGGSVVVISSNSAPMGADPDSVEACLQHDEVKACAIVDQLGEPQNAYGGSKLALTRWMRRNSTAYAASGVRLNAVAPGIVRTPLTDKVMADKALGQVMKDFADTVPVGSLGEPEQIADAVMFMLSDKASFMCGSVIFVDGGHDAMLRPDDF from the coding sequence ATGGGTACTTACGCAATGACTGGGGGGGCAACAGGTATTGGTGCGGCAATTCAGCAGCAATTGGTTGATGAAGGGCATCGAGTTATCGTTGTCGATATTAAGGATGCAGATGTTGTTGCTGATCTTTCAACTCGACAAGGTCGTGAGTATGCCGTGGAGGAGTTGCGCTCCCGGGCTGCTGATGGTCTAGATGGCTATATCCCCTGTGCTGGACTAGGACCGTCAGTAACCCCTGCGTCACTCATCACTCAGGTGAATTACTTTGCTGCAGTTGAAACCATAGAAGGCGTTAAGGATTTGTTAATTAAGAAGGGAGGTAGCGTTGTTGTTATCTCGTCGAACTCCGCCCCGATGGGGGCCGACCCAGATTCAGTAGAGGCCTGTCTACAGCATGATGAGGTAAAGGCTTGCGCAATTGTTGATCAGCTGGGGGAGCCGCAGAATGCATATGGCGGCTCAAAGTTGGCGTTGACGCGCTGGATGCGAAGAAACTCCACGGCTTATGCAGCATCGGGGGTGAGGCTAAATGCGGTCGCACCGGGTATTGTTCGCACGCCTCTGACCGACAAAGTCATGGCCGATAAAGCGCTAGGTCAGGTGATGAAAGACTTTGCAGATACAGTCCCGGTCGGTTCTCTCGGAGAGCCAGAGCAGATTGCTGATGCCGTCATGTTTATGCTGAGTGATAAGGCATCGTTTATGTGCGGCTCTGTGATTTTTGTCGATGGTGGTCACGACGCTATGTTGCGGCCAGATGACTTTTAG
- a CDS encoding AMP-dependent synthetase/ligase: MLDHLVHIYRQKMLSDPNHIAQSEGDEHWTWQQIQQQVDAIAIALLETEVAIQENIGIFSDNCAQWTWIDLASQAIRAVPVPIYATSTEQQLAYVINDAQIRILFTGNKQQHQSALKIRSQCPSLEYIISIEDLEITDDEHSSTLNAFSTAHHEDIYHEALSARISSADLNDIITLIYTSGTTGEPKGVILDYQNIAAAIEMHQQRIIIDTNDVSLCFLPLSHIFERAWSWYALANGCRVAYCRNPARVMQALTRVKPTVMCAVPRLYEKIYTQIMSQADSASALKKIVFNLAYKIADARFNRQQNKKSPGFFLNIVHRLADKLVFNNIRQALGGNMRILPCGGAALDADINRFFQLSGLNIVSGFGMTETCATVCCRDEISMPLNSCGTALPGVELKLGKDNELLVKAPTVMRGYYNKPEATAATIIDGWLHTGDAAEIIDGCIIITERLKDLMKTSNGKYVAPQHVEGKLVKEQLIEQITIIGDDRQYVSALIVPAFEHLETLATQKGIEYKNRLDLIANSEVIQHFKERIDKVQKELANHEKIKKFTLLAEEFTIAKNELTPTFKVKRKIVLEKFKHEINAMYQNVKNKASRH; this comes from the coding sequence ATGCTTGACCACTTAGTGCACATCTATCGTCAAAAAATGCTCAGCGATCCAAACCACATCGCACAGAGCGAAGGGGATGAACACTGGACCTGGCAACAAATACAGCAGCAAGTTGATGCAATAGCGATCGCTTTACTGGAAACAGAAGTCGCCATTCAAGAGAATATCGGCATATTTTCCGATAACTGTGCCCAGTGGACATGGATAGATCTTGCCAGCCAAGCAATACGGGCGGTTCCAGTCCCGATCTATGCGACAAGCACAGAACAGCAACTGGCTTATGTCATCAATGATGCACAAATACGTATCCTGTTCACCGGCAACAAACAACAGCACCAGTCTGCCTTAAAAATACGCTCTCAGTGCCCTAGTCTCGAGTACATCATTTCCATCGAGGATTTAGAGATCACAGACGACGAACATAGCAGCACATTGAACGCCTTTTCGACAGCGCACCATGAAGACATCTACCACGAAGCACTCAGCGCAAGAATTAGCAGCGCCGACCTTAACGATATCATCACCCTGATCTATACCTCTGGCACCACTGGCGAGCCGAAAGGGGTAATCCTTGACTACCAGAACATTGCAGCAGCCATAGAAATGCATCAGCAACGAATCATTATCGATACAAATGATGTCTCATTATGCTTTCTTCCTCTCTCTCACATCTTTGAGCGTGCTTGGAGCTGGTACGCACTCGCCAACGGCTGCCGTGTCGCATACTGTCGAAACCCAGCCAGAGTCATGCAAGCACTCACGCGAGTCAAGCCTACCGTAATGTGTGCCGTCCCAAGACTGTACGAAAAAATCTACACGCAAATAATGAGTCAAGCAGACTCGGCCTCAGCACTAAAAAAGATAGTTTTCAATCTTGCCTATAAAATTGCTGACGCGCGCTTTAATCGACAGCAGAATAAGAAGTCACCCGGCTTTTTTCTAAATATCGTGCACCGCCTCGCCGACAAACTCGTTTTTAACAATATTAGACAGGCCCTAGGTGGTAACATGCGCATACTTCCATGCGGCGGAGCCGCCCTAGACGCCGACATCAATCGCTTCTTTCAGCTATCTGGTCTCAATATAGTCAGTGGCTTTGGCATGACTGAAACCTGTGCCACAGTCTGCTGCCGAGACGAAATCAGCATGCCGTTAAACAGCTGCGGCACCGCTCTACCAGGCGTAGAGCTAAAACTCGGCAAAGATAACGAACTGCTGGTTAAGGCGCCAACCGTAATGCGCGGTTACTACAACAAGCCAGAAGCCACTGCAGCCACCATTATCGATGGCTGGCTACACACCGGAGATGCGGCCGAAATTATCGATGGCTGTATTATCATCACAGAAAGGCTGAAGGATTTAATGAAGACTTCAAACGGTAAATACGTAGCGCCACAGCACGTCGAAGGCAAACTAGTAAAAGAACAGTTAATAGAGCAAATCACTATCATTGGCGATGATCGACAATATGTCTCCGCCCTTATCGTACCCGCATTTGAACACTTAGAAACCCTTGCAACACAAAAAGGCATCGAATATAAAAATCGACTGGACTTAATCGCCAACAGCGAAGTAATTCAACACTTTAAAGAGCGTATAGACAAAGTACAAAAAGAGCTAGCCAACCACGAGAAGATCAAAAAGTTCACACTACTTGCTGAAGAGTTTACTATCGCCAAAAACGAGCTAACACCGACCTTTAAAGTTAAACGAAAAATCGTTTTAGAAAAGTTCAAACATGAAATTAACGCGATGTACCAAAACGTCAAAAATAAAGCGAGTCGCCACTAA
- the torD gene encoding molecular chaperone TorD, whose translation MSEDQQLNAARAMVYQWLSGLFARELTEDDLALYRSEEGQLFLQQLAGEPELKQAVESLSAALASIEGREATLGLAADFCGLFLVVGREAVSPYAGSYLESAQDERDAPTLFGETHQRVVEQLRASGLELQSDFPEPADHIAVLLSFMAQLCVEGEQVQQHQFLTECLGEWVTGFSERVAEADRGEFYSAVARLTRCWLLLEKEWLEGEGEAP comes from the coding sequence ATGAGCGAAGATCAGCAGCTGAATGCGGCGCGGGCCATGGTTTATCAGTGGCTCTCAGGCTTATTTGCTCGAGAGCTTACTGAGGATGACTTGGCTTTGTATCGCTCTGAAGAAGGTCAGTTATTTTTGCAACAACTGGCAGGCGAACCTGAGCTTAAACAGGCTGTAGAAAGCCTGTCTGCCGCACTTGCTTCGATTGAGGGGCGCGAGGCGACACTGGGCTTAGCGGCGGATTTTTGTGGTCTATTCCTAGTCGTGGGCAGGGAAGCCGTGTCCCCCTATGCGGGCTCTTATCTCGAGTCAGCACAGGACGAAAGAGATGCACCGACATTGTTCGGTGAGACCCATCAACGTGTAGTCGAGCAGTTGCGAGCTAGTGGTCTAGAATTACAGAGTGATTTTCCTGAGCCGGCTGACCATATTGCAGTTTTACTGTCGTTTATGGCGCAGTTGTGTGTCGAGGGTGAGCAAGTGCAGCAACACCAATTCTTAACGGAGTGTTTGGGGGAGTGGGTTACTGGGTTTTCTGAGCGTGTGGCAGAGGCAGATCGTGGTGAGTTCTATTCAGCTGTCGCTCGATTGACGCGATGCTGGCTTTTGCTGGAGAAGGAGTGGCTCGAAGGCGAGGGCGAAGCGCCCTAG
- the torA gene encoding trimethylamine-N-oxide reductase TorA, with the protein MSMIRRDFLKGLLGTTAAVVGPSVLAPLSAVAATRPQQEWLTTGSHWGAFKMSRKNGVIDQVVPLDPDKYPTDMINGVRGLVYNASRVRYPMVRLDFLLKGHKSDTSQRGDFRFVRVTWDQALKLFKASLDEVQTKYGPWALHAGQTGWRAVGQMHSCTSHMQRAVAMHGNFVKKIGDYSTGAGQTIMPYVLGSTEVYAQGTSWPLILENTKTLVLWANDPYKNLQVGWNTETHESYAYLAELKQKVAAGEIRVIHIDPVVSKTQKYLGSERIYINPQSDVAMMLGMAHHLYSEKLHDQEFIDGYSLGFERFVPYLLGEKDGIAKTPEWASKISGVSVEQIKELAELMAKDRTQIMVGWCIQRQQHGEQPYWMAAVLATMLGQIGLPGGGISYGHHYSSIGVPSSGAAAPGAFPRNLDEGMKPLFPSDDFKDYSPTIPVARFVDAILEPGKVIDANGSKVTLPDIKMMVFSGNNPWSHHQDRNKMKQAFRKLEAVVTVEVNWTATARFSDIVLPACTTMERNDIDVYGAYSNRGIVAMQKMVEPLFDSLSDFDIFTRFAKILGNEKGYTRGMSEFDWIAMLYNDCKKANAGKFEMPEFDKFWADGYVHFAGGENWTRHADFRKDPEFHPLGTPSGLIEIFSRKIAAYGYDDCQGHPIWMEKAERSHGGPGSDKYPVWLQSCHPNHRLHSQMCESEEYRNSYTVHGREPCYISPVDAKKRRIKSGDVVRVFNDRGQLLAGAVIDDSYPEGVIRIEEGAWYGPVGKDGSKQGGSEIGALCSYGDPNTLTMDIGSSKLSQACSAYTCVVEFEKFNGKLPEVVSFSGPIEIKV; encoded by the coding sequence ATGAGCATGATAAGACGTGATTTTTTGAAGGGGTTGCTAGGTACAACGGCAGCGGTTGTAGGTCCTTCTGTTCTAGCGCCGCTAAGTGCGGTGGCGGCGACTCGACCACAACAAGAATGGTTGACGACGGGAAGCCATTGGGGTGCTTTTAAGATGAGCCGTAAGAATGGCGTCATCGATCAAGTTGTCCCCCTTGACCCTGATAAGTACCCGACTGATATGATTAACGGTGTACGGGGGCTTGTTTATAATGCCTCGAGGGTGCGCTATCCGATGGTGCGTCTCGACTTTTTATTAAAGGGGCATAAATCTGACACTTCACAGCGTGGCGACTTCCGTTTTGTTAGGGTGACTTGGGATCAAGCGCTGAAGCTGTTTAAAGCGTCGCTAGATGAGGTCCAGACCAAATATGGCCCCTGGGCTTTGCATGCCGGGCAGACCGGGTGGCGAGCTGTTGGTCAGATGCACTCTTGTACGAGCCATATGCAGCGCGCTGTGGCGATGCACGGAAACTTTGTTAAGAAAATAGGCGATTATTCTACAGGGGCGGGGCAGACCATCATGCCCTATGTGCTCGGCTCGACGGAGGTCTATGCACAAGGTACCTCATGGCCACTGATCTTAGAGAACACAAAGACTTTGGTTCTTTGGGCAAACGACCCCTATAAAAACCTGCAGGTTGGTTGGAATACAGAGACGCATGAGTCTTATGCTTATCTTGCCGAGCTAAAGCAGAAAGTTGCGGCAGGTGAGATTCGTGTTATTCATATTGACCCAGTTGTTTCCAAGACGCAGAAGTATTTAGGCTCAGAGCGTATTTATATTAATCCGCAGAGCGATGTTGCGATGATGCTGGGGATGGCTCACCATCTTTATAGTGAAAAGCTGCATGACCAAGAGTTTATCGATGGTTACAGCTTAGGTTTTGAACGCTTCGTACCTTACTTGCTTGGTGAGAAAGACGGCATAGCTAAGACGCCCGAGTGGGCCTCTAAGATATCTGGCGTCAGCGTCGAGCAGATTAAGGAGCTCGCCGAGTTGATGGCGAAGGATCGTACTCAAATCATGGTGGGTTGGTGTATCCAACGCCAACAGCACGGAGAGCAGCCTTACTGGATGGCAGCTGTTCTGGCGACAATGCTTGGGCAAATTGGCCTGCCAGGTGGAGGTATCTCTTACGGCCACCATTACAGCTCTATCGGTGTGCCTTCCTCTGGTGCGGCGGCACCGGGTGCGTTCCCTCGTAATCTTGACGAGGGCATGAAGCCTCTATTTCCTAGCGATGATTTTAAGGATTATAGTCCGACGATACCCGTGGCGCGTTTTGTCGATGCTATTTTAGAGCCAGGTAAGGTTATCGATGCCAATGGTTCAAAGGTGACGTTGCCTGATATTAAAATGATGGTGTTTTCTGGTAATAATCCATGGAGCCATCATCAAGACCGCAATAAAATGAAGCAGGCCTTTCGTAAGTTAGAGGCCGTGGTGACCGTCGAGGTGAACTGGACAGCAACGGCGCGTTTTTCTGATATTGTCTTGCCCGCCTGTACGACTATGGAACGCAACGATATCGATGTCTATGGAGCCTATTCTAACCGTGGCATTGTTGCTATGCAGAAAATGGTGGAGCCTCTTTTTGATAGCTTATCTGATTTTGATATATTTACTCGTTTTGCAAAGATTTTGGGTAATGAGAAGGGTTATACCCGTGGTATGAGTGAGTTTGACTGGATTGCGATGCTTTATAATGATTGCAAGAAAGCAAACGCAGGTAAGTTTGAAATGCCGGAATTTGATAAGTTCTGGGCTGACGGCTATGTACACTTCGCCGGTGGAGAAAACTGGACGCGTCACGCCGACTTCCGCAAGGACCCTGAGTTCCATCCCCTTGGGACGCCATCGGGGTTGATCGAAATATTTAGCCGGAAGATCGCTGCTTATGGTTACGACGATTGTCAGGGGCACCCAATTTGGATGGAGAAGGCAGAGAGAAGCCATGGTGGACCAGGCTCAGACAAATATCCTGTTTGGCTACAGAGCTGCCACCCTAATCATCGTTTGCATTCACAGATGTGTGAGTCGGAAGAATACCGTAATAGCTATACCGTGCACGGTAGAGAGCCTTGTTATATTAGTCCTGTGGATGCGAAAAAGCGCAGGATTAAGTCTGGAGACGTCGTTCGTGTCTTCAATGACCGAGGGCAGTTACTAGCAGGCGCGGTTATTGATGATAGCTACCCTGAAGGAGTCATTCGTATAGAAGAGGGCGCTTGGTATGGCCCTGTCGGTAAGGATGGCAGCAAACAGGGGGGGAGTGAGATTGGTGCGCTTTGCAGCTATGGTGATCCGAATACACTAACGATGGATATTGGTAGCTCGAAGCTATCTCAGGCCTGCTCTGCGTATACCTGTGTGGTAGAGTTCGAGAAGTTTAACGGTAAGCTGCCTGAGGTTGTTTCCTTTTCTGGTCCTATTGAGATTAAGGTATGA